The Pseudofrankia inefficax genome window below encodes:
- a CDS encoding GNAT family N-acetyltransferase, with amino-acid sequence MASADIRLVRWTPARMRARLGEVIAVYKAAFLDVHEADPVRAARDRMTHARRHTERRDLRAVAALTSDDTLVGVTYAMPGRQGQWWHDVVATALSPAASVHWLEDCLEIVELHVLPEYQGQGIGRELLRELLRDVPYRTAALSALELPDSRARRLYASEGFVPLLSNFRFPGSYTPYAVLGKELPPPSPRHRRGAMAARFGRPARAL; translated from the coding sequence TTGGCGAGTGCCGACATCAGGCTGGTGCGCTGGACGCCCGCCCGGATGCGTGCCCGCCTCGGTGAGGTGATCGCCGTCTACAAGGCGGCCTTCCTGGATGTGCACGAGGCGGATCCGGTCCGCGCCGCCCGCGACCGGATGACGCACGCCCGCCGGCACACGGAACGGCGCGACCTGCGCGCGGTCGCCGCGCTGACCTCCGACGACACCCTGGTCGGCGTCACCTACGCGATGCCGGGCAGGCAGGGTCAGTGGTGGCATGACGTGGTGGCCACCGCGCTGTCCCCCGCCGCGTCGGTGCACTGGCTGGAGGACTGCCTCGAGATCGTCGAGCTGCACGTCCTGCCGGAGTACCAGGGCCAGGGCATCGGCCGGGAGCTGCTGCGGGAGCTGCTGCGCGACGTGCCCTACCGCACCGCGGCGCTGTCCGCGCTGGAGCTGCCGGACAGCCGGGCCCGCCGGCTCTACGCCAGCGAGGGTTTCGTCCCGTTGCTGTCGAACTTCCGTTTCCCGGGCAGCTACACCCCCTACGCGGTGCTCGGCAAGGAGCTGCCGCCGCCCAGCCCACGGCACCGCCGTGGCGCGATGGCCGCCCGTTTCGGCCGGCCCGCCCGAGCGTTGTAG
- a CDS encoding error-prone DNA polymerase gives MSWWNPAVSWAELERRMSGRPPQPGGQGGPEGDGGDAPAWSRHREPYRPAPELVAAAAAARAEGAPGVDGAARPAPAAAPYAELHCHSAFSFLDGASQPEDLVEEAARLGLSALALTDHDGMYGVVRFAEAAEQVGLRTLYGVEVSLAPGPDRPVPGPDTGEPRPGPRRPGPPGEAPAPRPGVPDPVGDHLLVLARTPEGYRRLSRAVSDAHLAGGEKGRPLTSLDVLAAAAGDGHWQILTGCRKGLVPAALAAGGLDAARVALDGLVGRFGRDNVAVELWDHAHPLDSDRNDALYGLAQEAGLTCVATNNVHYATPSAGRLAAVMASIRARRSLDEMDGHLPPAGAAHLRSGAEMTDRFARYPGAVEAAARVGTESAFNLRLVAPRLPDFPVPPGHTEASWLRLLTMQGAARRYGPPVRERVGGAYDQLAHELTLIESLGFPGYFLIVHDIVEFCRREDILCQGRGSAANSAVCYALGITGVDAVSFGLLFERFLAPERDGPPDIDLDIESGRREEVIQYVYGRYGRDRAAQVANVISYRSRSAVRDVARALGFSPGQQDAWSSGIDRWSPLPAAAPPAPPAAVPAVPAAVTPGPGQAVEPADRIGTAIPVEVVGLAGQLLGFPRHLGIHSGGMVICDRPVAEVVPVEWARMPGRTVIQWDKDDCAVAGLVKFDLLGLGMLGALHLAFALIRDHHGRHLDLGEIPPEDPAVYDMLCAADSIGVFQVESRAQMATLPRLRPRRFYDLVVEVALIRPGPIQGGSVHPYIRRRNDLEEVTYPHPLLERSLKKTLGIPLFQEQLMQMAIDVAGFTAAEADQLRRAMGAKRATERIDRLRERFYQGMATNGITGAAADELYTKLAAFANFGFPESHSVSFAFLVYASAWIKLYYPAAFCAALLNAQPMGFYSPQSLVADARRHGVTVHGPDLNASGAGAILTGEGRPAGLAEPVWDGEPAGEPVGDVPAPARIGVGAAAGQAPPNGEADGLTGPRHPAVRLGLAGVRLIGTANAERIVAARDVGGPYRDMADLARRTGLAAAQLEALATAGAFGCFGLARREALWAAGAAAQARPDRLEGTALVGDPAAVAAHLPGMSGAEEIVADLWATGITPSRYPTEFVRDRLDALGVVVATRLARLPGDRRVVVAGVVTHRQRPATAGGTTFLNLEDETGLVNVICSRGVWVRHRVVATSAPALIVRGRLEKADGVVNVIAERLERLPLAVARRSRDFR, from the coding sequence GTGAGCTGGTGGAACCCGGCCGTTTCGTGGGCGGAGCTGGAGCGGCGGATGTCCGGGCGCCCACCCCAGCCGGGCGGGCAGGGCGGCCCGGAGGGGGATGGCGGGGACGCGCCCGCGTGGTCGAGGCACCGGGAGCCCTACCGGCCGGCCCCCGAACTGGTCGCCGCCGCGGCCGCGGCCCGCGCCGAGGGGGCGCCCGGCGTTGACGGCGCGGCCAGGCCGGCCCCGGCGGCGGCCCCGTACGCCGAGCTGCACTGCCACTCGGCGTTCAGCTTCCTCGACGGGGCCAGCCAGCCGGAGGACCTGGTCGAGGAGGCTGCCCGGCTCGGGCTGTCGGCGCTCGCGCTGACCGACCACGACGGCATGTACGGGGTGGTCCGGTTCGCGGAGGCAGCCGAGCAGGTGGGCCTGCGGACGCTCTACGGGGTGGAGGTCTCCCTGGCCCCGGGCCCGGACCGGCCCGTGCCGGGGCCGGACACGGGGGAACCCCGTCCGGGCCCGCGTCGGCCGGGGCCGCCCGGGGAGGCACCGGCCCCGCGCCCGGGGGTGCCCGACCCGGTCGGGGACCACCTGCTCGTGCTGGCCCGGACTCCGGAGGGGTACCGCCGGCTGTCGCGGGCGGTGTCCGACGCGCACCTGGCCGGCGGGGAGAAGGGCCGCCCGCTGACCAGCCTGGACGTGCTCGCCGCGGCGGCTGGCGACGGACACTGGCAGATCCTGACCGGCTGCCGCAAGGGGCTGGTGCCCGCCGCGCTGGCCGCCGGCGGCCTCGACGCGGCCCGGGTCGCCCTCGACGGGCTGGTCGGCCGGTTCGGCCGGGACAACGTCGCCGTCGAGCTGTGGGACCACGCGCACCCGCTCGACTCGGACCGCAACGACGCCCTCTACGGCCTCGCCCAGGAGGCCGGGCTGACCTGCGTCGCCACCAACAACGTCCACTACGCCACGCCGTCGGCCGGTCGGCTCGCCGCGGTGATGGCCTCGATCCGGGCCCGCCGGTCGCTCGACGAGATGGACGGCCACCTGCCACCGGCCGGCGCCGCGCACCTGCGTTCCGGCGCCGAGATGACCGACCGGTTCGCCCGGTATCCGGGCGCGGTGGAGGCGGCGGCACGGGTCGGGACCGAGAGCGCCTTCAACCTGCGGCTCGTCGCCCCGAGGCTGCCGGACTTCCCGGTGCCGCCCGGGCACACCGAGGCCAGCTGGCTGCGGCTGCTGACCATGCAGGGCGCGGCCCGCCGGTACGGGCCGCCGGTACGGGAGCGGGTCGGCGGCGCCTACGACCAGCTCGCCCATGAGCTCACCCTGATCGAGTCGCTCGGCTTCCCCGGCTACTTCCTGATCGTCCACGACATCGTCGAGTTCTGCCGCCGGGAGGACATCCTCTGCCAGGGCCGCGGCTCGGCGGCGAACTCGGCGGTCTGCTACGCGCTGGGCATCACCGGCGTCGACGCGGTCTCCTTCGGCCTGCTGTTCGAGCGGTTCCTCGCCCCGGAGCGGGACGGGCCACCCGACATCGACCTGGACATCGAGTCCGGCCGCCGCGAGGAGGTCATCCAGTACGTCTACGGCCGCTACGGGCGGGACCGGGCCGCCCAGGTGGCCAACGTCATCAGCTACCGGTCCCGCTCGGCGGTGCGCGACGTCGCCCGCGCCCTCGGTTTCTCCCCCGGCCAACAGGACGCCTGGTCCTCCGGCATAGACCGCTGGTCCCCACTACCCGCCGCCGCGCCGCCCGCCCCGCCGGCGGCCGTCCCGGCCGTGCCCGCCGCGGTGACGCCCGGGCCGGGCCAGGCCGTGGAACCGGCCGACCGGATCGGCACAGCGATTCCGGTCGAGGTGGTGGGGCTCGCGGGCCAGTTGCTTGGGTTTCCGCGTCATCTGGGCATTCACTCGGGCGGGATGGTGATCTGCGACCGGCCGGTGGCCGAGGTGGTGCCGGTGGAGTGGGCCCGGATGCCGGGGCGGACCGTCATCCAGTGGGACAAGGACGACTGCGCCGTCGCCGGGCTGGTCAAGTTCGACCTGCTCGGCCTCGGGATGCTGGGCGCCCTGCACCTCGCGTTCGCCCTGATCCGGGACCACCACGGGCGTCACCTGGACCTGGGGGAGATCCCGCCGGAGGACCCGGCCGTCTACGACATGCTCTGCGCCGCGGACTCGATCGGCGTCTTCCAGGTGGAGAGCCGGGCTCAGATGGCGACCCTGCCCCGGCTGCGGCCACGCCGGTTCTACGACCTGGTCGTCGAGGTGGCGCTGATCCGGCCCGGGCCGATCCAGGGCGGCTCGGTGCATCCGTACATCCGGCGCCGCAACGACCTCGAGGAGGTCACCTACCCGCACCCGCTGCTGGAGCGCTCGCTGAAGAAGACCCTCGGCATACCGCTCTTCCAGGAGCAGCTCATGCAGATGGCGATCGACGTCGCCGGGTTCACCGCGGCCGAGGCGGACCAGCTGCGCCGGGCGATGGGCGCCAAGCGGGCGACCGAACGGATCGACCGGCTGCGCGAGCGGTTCTACCAGGGCATGGCCACCAACGGGATCACCGGCGCGGCGGCCGACGAGCTGTACACGAAGCTCGCCGCGTTCGCGAACTTCGGCTTCCCGGAGAGCCACTCGGTCAGCTTCGCGTTCCTCGTCTACGCCAGCGCCTGGATCAAGCTGTACTACCCGGCGGCGTTCTGCGCGGCGCTGCTCAACGCCCAGCCGATGGGCTTCTACTCCCCGCAGAGCCTGGTCGCCGATGCCCGCCGGCATGGCGTCACCGTGCACGGCCCCGACCTGAACGCCTCCGGCGCGGGCGCGATCCTGACCGGCGAGGGGCGGCCCGCCGGGCTGGCCGAGCCGGTGTGGGACGGGGAGCCGGCCGGTGAGCCGGTCGGGGACGTGCCGGCTCCTGCCCGGATCGGGGTCGGGGCCGCGGCCGGCCAGGCCCCGCCGAACGGGGAAGCAGACGGCTTGACGGGGCCGCGGCATCCGGCGGTCCGGCTGGGCCTGGCCGGGGTCCGCCTGATCGGGACGGCGAACGCGGAGCGGATCGTGGCCGCGCGCGACGTAGGCGGGCCGTACCGGGACATGGCGGATCTGGCGCGCCGGACCGGCCTGGCCGCGGCCCAGCTGGAGGCGCTGGCCACCGCCGGGGCGTTCGGCTGCTTCGGCCTGGCCCGCCGGGAGGCGCTGTGGGCTGCCGGCGCCGCGGCCCAGGCGAGGCCCGACCGGCTGGAGGGGACGGCGCTGGTCGGGGATCCGGCGGCGGTCGCGGCGCACCTGCCCGGCATGTCCGGCGCGGAGGAGATCGTCGCCGACCTGTGGGCGACCGGGATCACCCCGAGCCGCTACCCGACCGAGTTCGTCCGGGACCGGCTGGACGCGCTCGGCGTGGTGGTCGCCACCCGGCTGGCGCGGCTCCCGGGTGACCGGCGGGTGGTCGTCGCCGGCGTCGTCACCCACCGGCAGCGCCCGGCGACGGCTGGTGGGACCACCTTCCTCAACCTGGAGGACGAGACTGGCCTGGTGAACGTGATCTGCTCCCGGGGAGTCTGGGTCCGTCACCGTGTGGTGGCCACCTCCGCGCCCGCGCTGATCGTCCGCGGCCGGCTGGAGAAGGCCGACGGCGTGGTGAACGTGATCGCCGAGCGCCTCGAGCGCCTCCCGCTCGCCGTGGCCCGCCGCTCCCGGGACTTCCGGTGA
- a CDS encoding SAV_6107 family HEPN domain-containing protein, with the protein MVPAAGMPRRSRDDLLAAARHGLAEAAFAHPAGERYALAHLAALRVAAAVLAARARPRPGRRGRPVSAWRLLAQVTPELGEWADFFAAGAPRRAAAEAGLSVVSIREADDLVRQVEIFLGVVEEVLGLPSQPALIGAAAPVARSGTD; encoded by the coding sequence ATGGTCCCGGCGGCCGGGATGCCGCGGCGTTCCCGGGACGATCTGCTCGCGGCGGCCCGGCACGGACTGGCCGAGGCGGCCTTCGCCCACCCGGCGGGGGAGCGGTACGCGCTCGCGCACCTGGCCGCGCTGCGGGTGGCCGCGGCGGTGCTGGCGGCCCGGGCCAGGCCGCGGCCGGGCCGGCGTGGCCGGCCGGTGAGCGCCTGGCGGCTGCTGGCCCAGGTCACCCCGGAGCTCGGCGAGTGGGCCGACTTCTTCGCCGCGGGCGCGCCCCGGCGCGCCGCGGCCGAGGCCGGGCTGTCCGTCGTGTCCATCCGCGAGGCCGACGACCTCGTCCGGCAGGTGGAGATCTTCCTCGGGGTGGTCGAGGAGGTCCTGGGCCTGCCGTCTCAGCCGGCGCTCATCGGGGCGGCGGCGCCGGTGGCGCGTTCCGGGACGGACTAG
- a CDS encoding carotenoid biosynthesis protein — protein sequence MRLGPDSFGGPPAGSPSGGRADHVQENADHVQEKRRPGGARAAGDRHPDVGQADAPTGRATATSSRRGRATPMGSQRGRTMPGGPPGGRVAGALPWLAAGAVVAVQIPYPLLAAGGTGRAWLTAAQVLAFFTASVSHAAHRRGWGFTARYLTLTIVLGLVAEVVGLRTGWPFGRYAYTNGLGPEIGGVPVIIPLAWSMMAYPALLFGRHAATTIRGPGPAGQAVTALVGGTLLAGWDLFLDPRMVAEGFWAWAPSDGPGLNGIPLTNTAGWLVVGTVLVAVLDRLPDPTRGHAGNVAGDGVAGWPPGDRVPLCLVWWTYGSWLLACVAFFGQPLVALAGGIGMGLPLLLATGGGPLRWRPLPARRPGTRARRTPHGPTDPDPTDPDPPR from the coding sequence GTGCGTCTCGGCCCGGACTCGTTCGGCGGCCCCCCAGCTGGCTCGCCCAGCGGTGGCCGCGCGGACCACGTCCAGGAGAACGCGGACCACGTCCAGGAGAAGAGGAGGCCCGGCGGCGCCCGGGCCGCGGGCGACCGGCACCCGGATGTCGGCCAGGCGGACGCGCCGACCGGACGGGCTACCGCGACGAGCAGCCGGCGCGGGCGGGCCACCCCGATGGGTTCCCAGCGCGGGCGGACGATGCCCGGAGGCCCCCCTGGTGGCCGGGTAGCGGGCGCGCTGCCCTGGCTCGCGGCCGGGGCGGTGGTCGCCGTGCAGATCCCGTACCCGCTGCTCGCGGCCGGTGGGACCGGTCGGGCCTGGTTGACGGCCGCCCAGGTGCTGGCGTTCTTCACCGCCTCGGTGAGCCACGCCGCGCACCGGCGCGGCTGGGGATTCACCGCGCGCTATCTGACACTCACGATCGTGCTGGGGCTGGTGGCCGAGGTGGTCGGGCTGCGCACCGGCTGGCCGTTCGGACGGTATGCCTACACCAACGGTCTCGGCCCCGAGATCGGTGGCGTTCCCGTGATCATCCCGCTGGCCTGGTCGATGATGGCCTACCCCGCCCTGCTGTTCGGCCGTCACGCCGCCACGACAATCCGCGGGCCGGGCCCGGCGGGCCAGGCGGTGACCGCGCTCGTGGGCGGGACGCTGCTGGCCGGCTGGGACCTGTTCCTCGACCCGAGGATGGTCGCCGAGGGCTTCTGGGCCTGGGCACCCAGCGACGGCCCCGGCCTCAACGGCATCCCGCTGACCAACACGGCCGGCTGGCTGGTCGTCGGCACCGTCCTCGTCGCCGTGCTGGACCGTCTGCCCGACCCCACCCGCGGTCATGCCGGGAACGTCGCCGGGGACGGAGTAGCCGGGTGGCCCCCAGGGGACAGGGTGCCGCTGTGTCTCGTGTGGTGGACGTACGGGTCATGGCTGCTGGCCTGTGTGGCGTTCTTCGGGCAGCCCCTGGTGGCCCTGGCCGGCGGGATCGGCATGGGGCTCCCGCTCCTGCTCGCCACCGGCGGCGGACCGCTCCGGTGGCGGCCCCTCCCGGCGCGACGGCCCGGTACTCGGGCCCGTCGCACCCCCCACGGCCCGACCGACCCGGACCCGACCGACCCGGACCCGCCGCGATGA
- a CDS encoding DNA polymerase Y family protein, translating into MPVRMLAVHCPDWPTLAAGIGPEVPAAVIEANRVVSVTAAARAAGVLPGLRRRDAQGRCPRLRLLAADPDRDARVFEPVVAAVETVVPGAEVTRPGDCLVPVRGAARYFGAEALVVAQIRGAVAAVAGDCRIGIADGPFAAGLAGRLGETVPAGASAGFLAGLPVELVDRPELAGLLRRLGLPTLGAFAALPAAQVLDRFGPDGALVHRLARGDDERLPEPRAVPPDLTVDTRLDPPADTVEQVVFTARRLAEDCHAKLLAAGLACARVAIEAETENGERLRRVWRHDGPLTAAAITDRIRWQLDGWLSAAALASEASRAAPPGTGYGPGLAGPGSAGAGHGPTAGVTWIRVVPEDLLAADGRQLGLWGEPGAADGRVRRALDRVQGLLGPEAVLTAEVRGGRDPATAVRLVPWGEPRGPRDALDADRAGAPWPGRLPAPAPATVLAEPRPALLLDAAGEPVVVSGRTVATGAPAWLAVDGRPPVRVTGWAGPWPADERWWEPSGRRRARFQLTTEDGDARLLFVEGGRWWWEASYG; encoded by the coding sequence ATGCCCGTGCGGATGCTGGCTGTGCACTGCCCGGACTGGCCGACGCTGGCCGCCGGGATCGGCCCCGAGGTGCCCGCCGCCGTGATCGAGGCGAACCGGGTGGTGAGCGTGACCGCTGCCGCCCGCGCCGCCGGGGTGCTGCCCGGGCTGCGCCGGCGCGACGCCCAGGGGCGCTGCCCGCGGCTGCGGCTGCTGGCGGCCGATCCCGATCGGGACGCCCGGGTGTTCGAGCCGGTGGTGGCCGCGGTCGAGACCGTCGTGCCCGGCGCCGAGGTGACCCGGCCGGGCGACTGCCTGGTGCCGGTCCGCGGCGCGGCCCGCTACTTCGGCGCGGAGGCCCTCGTGGTCGCCCAGATCCGTGGCGCGGTGGCCGCCGTCGCGGGCGACTGCCGGATCGGGATCGCCGACGGGCCGTTCGCCGCGGGGCTGGCCGGCCGGCTCGGTGAGACGGTGCCCGCCGGGGCCAGCGCCGGCTTCCTCGCCGGGCTGCCGGTGGAGCTGGTCGACCGGCCGGAGCTCGCCGGGCTGCTGCGCCGGCTGGGGCTGCCCACCCTGGGCGCGTTCGCCGCGCTGCCGGCGGCCCAGGTGCTCGACCGGTTCGGCCCGGACGGGGCGCTCGTCCACCGGCTGGCCAGGGGCGACGACGAACGGCTGCCGGAGCCCCGGGCCGTCCCCCCGGACCTGACCGTCGACACCCGCCTCGACCCGCCGGCCGACACCGTCGAGCAGGTCGTCTTCACCGCGCGCCGCCTCGCCGAGGACTGCCACGCGAAGCTGCTGGCCGCTGGCCTGGCCTGCGCCCGGGTCGCGATCGAGGCCGAGACCGAGAACGGGGAACGGCTGCGCCGGGTCTGGCGGCACGACGGCCCGCTGACCGCCGCCGCGATCACCGACCGGATCCGGTGGCAGCTCGACGGCTGGCTGTCCGCCGCGGCCCTGGCGTCGGAGGCCAGCCGGGCCGCCCCGCCCGGGACCGGCTATGGGCCCGGGTTGGCTGGGCCTGGGTCGGCTGGGGCCGGGCACGGGCCGACGGCGGGCGTGACGTGGATCCGGGTGGTTCCGGAGGACCTGCTGGCCGCCGACGGCCGCCAGTTGGGGCTGTGGGGTGAGCCGGGCGCGGCCGACGGCCGGGTGCGCCGGGCTCTCGACCGGGTCCAGGGCCTGCTCGGGCCGGAGGCGGTCCTGACCGCCGAGGTGCGCGGCGGGCGTGACCCCGCCACGGCGGTCCGGCTGGTGCCGTGGGGCGAGCCCCGCGGGCCGCGCGACGCCCTCGACGCGGACCGGGCCGGCGCCCCCTGGCCCGGGCGGCTGCCCGCGCCCGCGCCGGCGACCGTGCTCGCCGAACCGCGTCCCGCCCTGCTGCTCGACGCCGCCGGCGAACCGGTCGTCGTCAGCGGCCGGACGGTGGCCACCGGGGCGCCGGCCTGGCTGGCCGTCGACGGGCGCCCGCCGGTCCGGGTGACCGGCTGGGCTGGTCCCTGGCCGGCCGACGAGCGCTGGTGGGAGCCTTCCGGCCGCCGCCGCGCCCGTTTCCAGCTGACCACCGAGGACGGCGACGCCCGCCTGCTGTTCGTCGAGGGCGGTCGATGGTGGTGGGAGGCGTCCTACGGCTGA